A genome region from Nocardia sp. NBC_01730 includes the following:
- a CDS encoding AraC family transcriptional regulator, with translation MSQNGHAMVQPAPPGATAMVFGAGVLPAGHWFELHEHPQHQIAWASQGVIAVEVRDNRWVLPPTRALWIPGGTAHRTGTSDGAAMRGIYLEPDRCSVSFGGPTMLRVTRLLHELFDLLTTPDTASARRTRAEAVVFDLLEPVEVIPIGAHQPTDPRARQVAAALTADPADRRTLAEFAADVAASPRTLARLFVAETGISFGQWRTQIRLAASLPLLAAGLPIARIAGRVGYATPSAYVAAFRRAVGVSPGRYFAG, from the coding sequence GTGTCGCAGAACGGCCACGCCATGGTTCAGCCCGCCCCACCCGGGGCGACCGCAATGGTGTTCGGCGCCGGGGTGCTCCCGGCCGGGCATTGGTTCGAGCTGCACGAACATCCTCAGCACCAGATCGCCTGGGCGTCACAGGGAGTCATCGCCGTCGAGGTGCGCGACAACCGCTGGGTGCTGCCACCGACCAGGGCGCTGTGGATCCCCGGCGGCACCGCGCACCGCACCGGCACCTCCGACGGCGCCGCGATGCGGGGCATCTACCTCGAACCCGACCGGTGCTCGGTGTCCTTCGGCGGGCCGACCATGCTGCGAGTGACCCGGCTACTGCATGAGCTGTTCGACCTGCTCACCACACCTGACACCGCCTCGGCGCGCCGGACGCGCGCCGAGGCGGTGGTGTTCGATCTGCTGGAACCGGTCGAGGTGATCCCGATCGGCGCGCATCAGCCCACCGATCCCCGTGCACGGCAGGTGGCCGCCGCGCTCACCGCCGATCCGGCCGACAGACGGACCCTCGCCGAGTTCGCCGCCGATGTCGCCGCCAGCCCGCGCACGCTGGCCCGGCTGTTCGTGGCGGAGACCGGAATCAGCTTCGGCCAGTGGCGCACCCAGATCCGGCTGGCCGCCTCGCTGCCGTTGCTCGCGGCCGGGCTGCCGATCGCCAGGATCGCGGGCCGGGTCGGCTACGCGACGCCGAGCGCGTACGTCGCGGCGTTTCGACGTGCGGTCGGAGTGTCGCCGGGGCGGTATTTCGCCGGATGA
- a CDS encoding SDR family NAD(P)-dependent oxidoreductase, protein MSDLTGKVALVTGGSRGIGAAIARRLAAAGADVALTYQNAHGQAKTVAGEVEALGRRAIAIQADSADATAVRTAVDRAASELGGLDILVNNAGIFPAKPFEEFTVAEIDNALNVHARAAFVGAQAAVAHMTDGGRIISIGTNLSEHAPFGGLALYNLSKSALSGFTKALARELGPRAITVNLVQPGSTDTDMNPQDGDHAPLQRDLTALGRFGAVDDVAATVAFLAGPSGRSVTGAFFTVDSGTNA, encoded by the coding sequence ATGTCGGACCTCACGGGCAAAGTGGCACTGGTGACCGGCGGCAGCCGTGGGATCGGTGCGGCGATCGCCCGCCGCCTCGCCGCGGCGGGCGCGGACGTCGCGCTGACCTACCAGAACGCCCATGGGCAGGCGAAAACCGTGGCCGGTGAAGTCGAGGCACTTGGCCGCCGCGCGATCGCGATCCAGGCCGACAGTGCCGACGCCACCGCGGTGCGCACCGCGGTGGACCGGGCCGCCTCCGAACTCGGCGGGCTGGACATCCTGGTCAACAACGCGGGCATCTTCCCGGCCAAGCCCTTCGAGGAGTTCACCGTGGCCGAGATCGATAACGCGCTCAACGTGCACGCCCGCGCCGCGTTCGTCGGCGCACAGGCCGCGGTCGCACACATGACGGATGGCGGCCGGATCATCAGCATCGGCACCAATCTGTCCGAGCACGCGCCCTTCGGAGGCCTCGCGCTCTACAACCTGAGCAAGTCGGCGCTGAGCGGCTTCACCAAGGCGTTGGCCCGCGAACTGGGCCCGCGCGCGATCACCGTGAATCTGGTGCAGCCAGGGTCCACCGACACCGACATGAACCCACAGGACGGCGACCACGCGCCGCTGCAGCGCGACCTCACCGCGCTCGGCCGCTTCGGCGCCGTCGACGACGTCGCGGCCACGGTGGCCTTCCTGGCCGGCCCGTCCGGCCGCAGCGTCACCGGCGCGTTCTTCACCGTGGACAGCGGCACCAACGCCTGA